The DNA window TGGACATGGTTTTCTCTCCTCGAGAAAGCGGGTGAAAACGAGGGGTGAAACGTAGCCCGGTTCAGGAAATTCCGGCATGTACCATTCGTCGTTGGTGGTGGTGCTATTCGGTGTACTTTCGAGTAGTTCCCTGCGCGGCGATCAGATGCTGCGGAACGGGGCGAGAGTCGCTAACCTGCTCACATGGCCAAGCCGCCCGCACCTCCGGCATTCAACCCCGACGGCACACCCAAGGGTCACCGGGCGACGGTGGCGGGCCACGATTCGTCGGGCGACTACGCGCTCGAGCCGGCCGAAACGTTGCCCAAGCACGACCTTAAGCCGTCGGCCAACCCGATCTCGCCGGACCTCGAGAAACTTAAGTCCAAGAAGACGACGCCCGAGCAGGAGACGCCGACCAAGGGCGAGCCGGAGAGCGGAAAACTGGATTCGGACGTCGAGTCGCACGGGCGTTACGCCGCCACTCCCGATGCCACGGTGTACAACACCGACGCGAATCGGTTCAGCATCACGACCGCGACGGTTATCTCGATTTTCGCTCTAGCGATTTTCTGCGTGCTTTTCTGGCTGATTATTCTCTAAGGCCGTGGGCGAGTTGAATATCAACTAATCGTATCTTTTTGTCGTCCAATTGGGTGGCAGCGGTCTTGCTGTCGGTCGATGATTCGGGTGAACGAGAGGTTCGCCCATGAATCATCCGCAGCGACCCGATTCCGGGATCTCGGAGTTGAAGCTCGCATACCTCGAGGTGTTTACCGACACGCACCGCCGGTTCGCCCATGCGCCGCCGGCGGTTCGCGAGGCCGCATGCCTGCGGTTGCAGGTTCCGTTGCAGTTCGCGCCCCTGCGACGAGGCGACGTGTTTGCGGGCCGACTCAACGAACTGCCGTTGCTGTTTTCCCCGGAGGATCAGGGGCTGGGGTTCTGCTTCCATCCGGATCGGCTTCCAGATTGGCTCGGAGAGCGGACGCGGGGGATGCACGCCGATCGGATTGGACAGGTCGAACGCTATTGGCACGACCATCGCACCGACAATCTTGTCCGCCAGACGTATCCGGCCGATCTGACGGCAACACTGCCGAGCGACGCATGGACGGACGAGCCGGGCGAGGCGTTCCCGTTGTACCGGCTCGCGGGGTTCAGCCCGGACTTCGGGCGAGTTCTCCGTCTCGGTTTACCGGGGCTTGCCGAGGAAGCACGGCAGGTCGAAGACGCCATGCTGCGCGGGGGGCTGGTCGACGCGGTCGAGGTGTTGACCGGGCTTTGCCGGCGGTACGCGGTTGAGGCCGAGGCGATCGGTGACGGGCATCTTTCGGCCACGCTCGACGGTCTCTGCAGGCGCCCACCGGAGACGCTGCGTGAAGCCCTCCAACTGGTGTGGTTGACGGTGCTGATCAGTGGCGGGCGAAACTTCGGGCGCATGGACGATTACGCCGGCCTGTTTCTGGCGGCGGACCTTGCCGCCGGTCGGCTCGATGACGCTTCTGCCCAGCGGTTGGTCACTGCGCTCTGGCGGTGCATCGAAGAACGAAAGACCACGTTCAACGGGCGCGTCATCATCGGCGGTCGCGGCCGACGCAATCCCGAGGCGGCCGATCAGTTCGCCCGGCTCGCGTTGCAGGCCACTCGCGAAGCCCCCGCGCCCGAGCCGCAACTCACGCTCCGCCTTGATGACGCACAAGACCCGGCGCTGTACGAGACCGCGCTCGACATGATTGGCTCGGGGCTGACCTACCCGATGCTTTACAATGACGCCGTGAACGTGCCGGCCGTCGAACGGGCGTTCGGCGTCAGCCAGGATCTGGCCGAGCGGTATGTGCCGTTCGGTTGCGGGGAGTACGTGATTGAAGGGCATTCGTTCGGCTCGCCCAACGGCGTGCTGAACTTGCCGGCCGTGTTGCGGAACGTCGTCCTCGACGCGCCCAGCCAAGGCTTTGCCGACTTCAACGCATTGCGTTGTGCGTACGACCGGCGGGTCGAACGCAAT is part of the Planctomycetota bacterium genome and encodes:
- a CDS encoding pyruvate formate lyase family protein; the protein is MNHPQRPDSGISELKLAYLEVFTDTHRRFAHAPPAVREAACLRLQVPLQFAPLRRGDVFAGRLNELPLLFSPEDQGLGFCFHPDRLPDWLGERTRGMHADRIGQVERYWHDHRTDNLVRQTYPADLTATLPSDAWTDEPGEAFPLYRLAGFSPDFGRVLRLGLPGLAEEARQVEDAMLRGGLVDAVEVLTGLCRRYAVEAEAIGDGHLSATLDGLCRRPPETLREALQLVWLTVLISGGRNFGRMDDYAGLFLAADLAAGRLDDASAQRLVTALWRCIEERKTTFNGRVIIGGRGRRNPEAADQFARLALQATREAPAPEPQLTLRLDDAQDPALYETALDMIGSGLTYPMLYNDAVNVPAVERAFGVSQDLAERYVPFGCGEYVIEGHSFGSPNGVLNLPAVLRNVVLDAPSQGFADFNALRCAYDRRVERNVAALAEQEALAYDVAAAEGAFLFFTLLDENSMRRGRAMFDGGCAHLGGTLETYGNTNAADGLAAIRRCVYEQKSLTFGRLRSAVRADFVGHGEVRARLVAAPKWGNDDPAVDDLAAEQHRTLCGVTRKHGKRVGLDSYLVVIINNQANTILGRHTGATPDGRPAGRPFANGNNPAGGADRNGITALLRSLARLDPTVHAGAVQNLKLSPDLFSECNCPRTDALLRGYFGLGGTQLMITVVNADDLLDAYEHPERHPNLLVRVGGFSARFVELARDVQREIISRTCHGSLR